A genomic window from Glycine max cultivar Williams 82 chromosome 17, Glycine_max_v4.0, whole genome shotgun sequence includes:
- the LOC100786263 gene encoding uncharacterized protein isoform X1 encodes MLVLALTSFAPAANPFRFRPRAFCRRRLKINNSLPPPPSPAVPFENLFHSLITQFPSVNSLNFITPALGFASGVALFFSSRSNDSDSTLSDIGEWILFASPTPFNRFVLLRCPSISLEGERLVREERHYVRGGRIEVRSGRERELEELSYQRVCVSAADGGVVSLDWPDNLQLEEERGLDTTLLLVPGTPQGSMDPNVRLFVVEALSRGFFPVVMNPRGCAASPLTTPRLFTAADSDDICIAIMYINNARPWTTLMGVGWGYGANMLTKYLAEVGERTPLTAVTCIDNPFDLDEATRSSPYHIVTDQKLTDGLIDILQTNKALFQGKTKGFDVEKALLAKSVRDFEEAISMVSYGFGAIEDFYSKSSTRNMIRDVKIPVLFIQSDNGMVPVFSVPRNLIAENPFTSLLLCSCLPSSGTDTHMSALSWCQLLTIEWLTAVELGLLKGRHPLLTDIDVSINPSKGLVVVEEVRSNKDAKVGTLLDLTRSDAFNGYSADPTKDLLEENENNTGLQFNSQQGLKRNFEQDDMNLQVKDGPLQQTRSSDADLIEEENVVSADSEHGQVLQTAQVVINMLDITMPGTLTEERKNKVLTAVGQGETLMKALEDAVPEDVRGKLTDAVTGILHARGSKLKVDRILNISQAPESVSGQKNQEKFRVSGAEVMVEDQPSVNQMKKTSSPIDGSDDAPGSIGKLAEGTETEVIPIEKSPNSTNLAQSQESNDEVSSSGSLRKETDESNDNNDTNEESKGKSVPDIDHIKNGLETGSKPYTPGLPDGAGGFESAAVGEQKSQNSGIAQADPKEENTILKDEQKSQDFSSDHSKNTSTDAKEEPSSPSMSSEHQTIEREGNDSEKKDNKNMQHVSHQTHSNNLASNAPAFSVSQALDALAGMDDSTQVAVNSVFGVIENMISQLEQSSENEEVEDGKDVEQKIEEKQKTNRQTKDSNTSADPSVDDHHNDMHLNNGSCHTEEQPSQSLSEINGNRIFNAQSCNSNDHLVQKENNTNTQLIDKRFLIGKWDGHRHMDRMPEFIAGGSYGGSPYNENFHKYLVSKIPIKPLDLGTTTALLLDYFPEEGQWKLFEQPQNMEIASSHTETSEEAGPKMKAPSSAKSSNAEKYIEPPYVILDAEKQQEPVKEFITTDTENRMTDTSDDRSDELMQFVKQSVLHSLKMEVSRKLNASEMIEMKSKLAEDMEHVANAISKAVVHSKVQQLYTEESKVQQLYTEESKVQQLYTEIQGRNVEGAIEKVGTLEGEHVINVISSSIQQTDCLRKVVPVGVLAGSILASLRKYFNVTTLQDDHRRSLIHDDEEKPSTKNYGNEGVTEIDQVPDEKTSLDHPIQTERIESASKDTSKNTVMVGAVTAALGASALFMQQKDPQQENETAESSSTSLKMNNCHKKEPERLQEEVSEKNQNNIVTSLAEKAMSVAGPVVPTKEDGEVDQERLVAMLADLGHRGGLLRLVGKIALLWGGIRGAMSLTDRLLSFLRIAERPLFQRIFGFVGMTLVLWSPVAIPLLPTIVQSWTTKTSSVIAEFACIVGLYTAIVILVMLWGERIRGYENAFQQYGLDLTSPQKLFEFLKGLVGGVIFIFSIHVVNALLGCASFSWPHIPTSLDAITWLKVYGHMGLVVVQGTVMASAIAVVEELLFRSWLPQEIEVDLGYHQGIIISGLAFSFLQRSLQAIPGLWLLSMSLSGARQRNGGSLFIPIGLRTGMMASTFMLQKGGFLTYHNKCNLPLWIIGNHPFQPFSGLVGLVFSLSLAILLYPRQTLQRKEAQE; translated from the exons ATGTTGGTGCTGGCGCTAACTTCCTTTGCACCCGCCGCGAATCCCTTTCGATTTCGACCCCGCGCGTTCTGTCGCCGTAGGCTCAAAATCAATAACTCTCTCCCACCGCCTCCTTCACCCGCAGTTCCTTTCGAGAATCTCTTCCACAGCTTAATAACTCAGTTCCCTTCCGTCAACTCACTCAATTTCATTACTCCCGCTCTCGGTTTCGCTTCCGGCGTCGCTCTCTTCTTCTCCTCGCGCTCCAATGATTCCGATTCTACCCTCTCCGACATCGGAGAGTGGATCCTGTTCGCGAGTCCGACGCCTTTTAACCGGTTCGTGCTGCTGCGGTGCCCTTCTATATCGTTGGAGGGCGAGAGGCTGGTGAGGGAGGAGAGGCACTACGTGAGAGGAGGGAGGATTGAGGTGCGGAGTGGGAGGGAGAGGGAATTGGAGGAGCTCAGTTATCAGAGGGTGTGTGTGAGTGCTGCTGATGGAGGTGTTGTTTCTTTGGATTGGCCTGATAACTTGCAGTTGGAAGAGGAACGTGGATTGGACACTACTCTCTTGCTCGTTCCCGGCACGCCGCAAGGGAGCATGGACCCCAATGTGAGGTTGTTTGTGGTCGAAGCTCTCAGTAGGGGGTTCTTCCCTGTTGTCATGAATCCCAGAGGATGCGCTGCTTCGCCTCTCACCACTCCCCG GTTATTTACTGCTGCTGACAGCGACGATATCTGCATAGCTATAATGTACATCAACAATGCAAGACCATGGACAACCTTGATGGGTGTTGGATGGGGATATGGTGCAAACATGCTGACAAAGTACCTTGCAGAGGTTGGGGAAAGAACACCATTGACAGCTGTCACATGTATAGACAATCCTTTTGATTTAGATGAAGCTACAAGGTCCTCTCCTTACCACATTGTTACTGATCAGAAACTCACTGATGGACTGATAGATATTCTACAAACCAATAAG GCACTATTCCAAGGCAAAACCAAAGGTTTTGATGTGGAAAAAGCTCTGTTGGCAAAATCTGTACGTGATTTTGAAGAAGCAATATCTATGGTATCTTATGGGTTTGGGGCTATAGaagatttttattcaaaatccaGCACAAGAAATATGATTAGGGATGTTAAAATCCCTGTTCTCTTTATACAG AGTGATAATGGGATGGTTCCCGTATTCTCAGTTCCACGCAACCTGATTGCAGAAAATCCATTCACAAGTCTGCTCCTATGTTCTTGTTTGCCTTCAAGTGGTACTGATACCCACATGTCTGCTTTATCATGGTGTCAGCTTCTAACAATTGAG TGGCTCACAGCAGTGGAGCTGGGACTCTTGAAGGGCCGTCATCCTCTTCTGACAGATATAGATGTTAGCATAAATCCTTCTAAAGGATTAGTTGTTGTCGAAGAAGTAAGGTCAAATAAGGATGCTAAAGTTGGCACACTGTTGGATCTTACTCGGTCAGATGCATTTAATGGATACTCTGCCGATCCCACTAAAGATTTGCTtgaagaaaatgagaataacACTGGTCTCCAATTTAATTCCCAACAAGGTCTAAAACGGAACTTTGAGCAGGATGATATGAATTTACAGGTAAAAGATGGCCCATTACAGCAGACTAGATCCAGTGATGCAGATTTAATTGAAGAGGAGAATGTTGTCTCGGCAGATAGTGAACATGGTCAAGTTCTACAGACAGCACAAGTGGTAATAAATATGCTAGATATTACCATGCCTGGTACTCTAACAGAAGAGAGGAAGAACAAG GTGTTAACTGCTGTGGGTCAAGGAGAGACACTCATGAAAGCTTTAGAGGATGCTGTTCCAGAAGATGTCCGTGGAAAGTTAACAGATGCAGTGACTGGAATTTTGCATGCAAGGGGCTCTAAGTTGAAGGTAGATAGGATTCTTAATATTTCTCAGGCTCCTGAATCCGTATCAGGGCAGAAGAACCAAGAAAAATTCAGAGTATCTGGTGCAGAAGTTATGGTTGAAGATCAGCCCTCTGTGAATCAGATGAAAAAGACTAGTAGTCCTATAGATGGCTCTGATGATGCTCCAGGTAGCATTGGCAAGCTTGCTGAAGGAACAGAAACAGAAGTTATTCCCATAGAGAAATCACCAAATTCTACAAATTTAGCCCAGTCTCAAGAATCAAATGATGAAGTTAGTTCTTCTGGTTCTTTAAGGAAGGAAACAGACGAGTCTAATGATAATAATGACACAAATGAGGAATCAAAAGGAAAATCTGTTCCTGATATTGATCATATTAAGAATGGATTGGAAACAGGCTCTAAACCATACACTCCTGGGCTTCCTGATGGAGCAGGTGGCTTTGAATCAGCAGCTGTGGGTGAGCAGAAAAGCCAAAACAGTGGAATAGCTCAAGCAGACCCAAAGGAGGAAAACACTATCCTGAAGGACGAGCAGAAAAGTCAGGATTTCTCTAGCGATCATAGTAAAAATACTTCAACTGATGCAAAAGAAGAACCCTCTTCGCCTTCTATGTCCTCTGAGCACCAAACAATAGAAAGGGAAGGTAATGATAGtgagaaaaaagataataagaatATGCAGCATGTTTCACACCAGACCCACTCTAACAATTTGGCTTCTAATGCCCCTGCCTTCAGTGTTTCTCAAGCATTGGATGCCTTGGCAGGGATGGATGATTCCACCCAAGTGGCTGTTAATAGTGTTTTTGGTGTGATAGAAAATATGATATCTCAGCTTGAGCAGAGCTCGGAGAATGAAGAAGTCGAGGATGGAAAAGATGTTGAACAGAAgatagaagaaaaacaaaaaactaatagGCAAACAAAGGATTCCAACACATCTGCTGATCCTTCAGTAGATGATCACCACAATGATATGCACTTGAATAATGGTTCTTGTCATACAGAGGAACAACCATCTCAAAGTCTTAGTGAAATTAATGGGAACCGTATATTCAATGCTCAAAGTTGTAACTCTAATGATCACCtagttcagaaggaaaataatacaaatactCAACTGATTGACAAAAGATTTCTCATTGGTAAATGGGATGGACACAGACACATGGATAGGATGCCAGAGTTCATAGCTGGTGGTTCGTACGGGGGCTCTCCTTACAATGAAAATTTCCATAAATATCTTGTTTCAAAGATTCCTATCAAACCACTTGATTTAGGCACAACAACTGCATTATTGCTTGACTATTTCCCAGAAGAAGGTCAATGGAAACTTTTTGAACAACCACAAAACATGGAAATTGCTTCTTCTCATACTGAAACTAGTGAAGAGGCTGGGCCCAAGATGAAGGCTCCCTCCTCTGCAAAATCTTCTAATGCAGAGAAATATATTGAACCACCATATGTAATATTAGATGCTGAAAAGCAACAAGAACCTGTCAAAGAGTTCATTACAACAGACACAGAAAACAGAATGACTGACACCAGTGATGACAGGTCAGATGAATTGATGCAATTTGTGAAACAGAGTGTGTTACATTCTTTGAAGATGGAAGTTAGTCGCAAGCTGAATGCTTCAGAAATGATAGAAATGAAGTCAAAGCTTGCTGAAGATATGGAACATGTGGCAAATGCAATTTCAAAAGCTGTTGTACATAGCAAGGTGCAACAACTATATACTGAAGAAAGCAAGGTGCAACAACTATATACTGAAGAAAGCAAGGTGCAACAACTATATACTGAAATTCAAGGTCGTAATGTTGAGGGGGCTATAGAAAAGGTAGGTACTCTTGAAGGGGAGCATGTCATTAATGTAATTTCTTCCTCCATTCAGCAAACAGACTGCCTGAGAAAAGTGGTTCCTGTTGGTGTTCTTGCTGGGTCCATCTTAGCTTCCTTGAGGAAATATTTTAATGTAACTACACTTCAAGATGATCACAGAAGATCTCTGATCCATGATGATGAGGAAAAACCTAGCACGAAGAATTATGGCAATGAAGGTGTCACAGAGATAGATCAAGTACCTGACGAGAAAACTAGTTTGGATCATCCTATTCAGACAGAGAGAATAGAAAGTGCATCAAAAGATACTAGCAAAAATACTGTCATGGTTGGCGCTGTTACAGCTGCTCTTGGGGCTTCTGCTTTATTCATGCAACAGAAG GATCCCCAACAAGAAAATGAAACCGCTGAAAGCTCATCCACATCTCTGAAAATGAATAATTGCCATAAAAAAGAGCCAGAACGACTTCAGGAGGAGGTCTCTGAGAAGAACCAGAATAACATAGTCACAAGCCTTGCTGAGAAAGCCATGTCAGTTGCTGGTCCAGTTGTACCTACTAAAGAAGATGGTGAAGTGGATCAAGAAAG ACTGGTCGCAATGCTTGCTGATTTAGGACATAGAGGTGGCTTGTTGAGGCTAGTTGGAAAGATTGCTTTGCTATGGGGTGGTATACGTGGTGCAATGAGTTTGACGGACAGGCTTCTCTCATTCTTACGTATTGCTGAACGCCCTTTGTTTCAGAG gATTTTTGGGTTTGTTGGCATGACCCTTGTTCTATGGTCTCCTGTTGCCATTCCATTACTTCCAACAATTGTTCAGAGCTGGACAACAAAAACTTCTTCCGTAATAGCTGAGTTTGCTTGCATTGTTGGCCTGTACACTGCTATAGTAATACTTGTTATGTTATGGGGGGAAAGAATCCGTGGATACGAAAATGCATTTCAACAGTATGGGCTGGACTTGACATCACCACAAAAG CTATTTGAGTTCTTGAAAGGCTTGGTTGGTGGGGTCATCTTCATTTTTTCAATCCATGTTGTGAATGCATTACTTGGTTGTGCAAGTTTCTCTTGGCCTCATATTCCAACTTCTTTAGATGCCATAACTTGGCTAAAAGTGTATGGACATATGGGTCTGGTAGTTGTTCAAGGAACTGTGATGGCAAGTGCTATTGCagtggtggaagaattgcttttTAGGTCATGGTTGCCCCAGGAAATTGAAGTTGATCTTGGATATCATCAGGGAATTATTATTTCAGGGCTggcattttctttcttgcagaG
- the LOC100786263 gene encoding uncharacterized protein isoform X2, whose product MLVLALTSFAPAANPFRFRPRAFCRRRLKINNSLPPPPSPAVPFENLFHSLITQFPSVNSLNFITPALGFASGVALFFSSRSNDSDSTLSDIGEWILFASPTPFNRFVLLRCPSISLEGERLVREERHYVRGGRIEVRSGRERELEELSYQRVCVSAADGGVVSLDWPDNLQLEEERGLDTTLLLVPGTPQGSMDPNVRLFVVEALSRGFFPVVMNPRGCAASPLTTPRLFTAADSDDICIAIMYINNARPWTTLMGVGWGYGANMLTKYLAEVGERTPLTAVTCIDNPFDLDEATRSSPYHIVTDQKLTDGLIDILQTNKALFQGKTKGFDVEKALLAKSVRDFEEAISMVSYGFGAIEDFYSKSSTRNMIRDVKIPVLFIQSDNGMVPVFSVPRNLIAENPFTSLLLCSCLPSSGTDTHMSALSWCQLLTIEWLTAVELGLLKGRHPLLTDIDVSINPSKGLVVVEEVRSNKDAKVGTLLDLTRSDAFNGYSADPTKDLLEENENNTGLQFNSQQGLKRNFEQDDMNLQVKDGPLQQTRSSDADLIEEENVVSADSEHGQVLQTAQVVINMLDITMPGTLTEERKNKVLTAVGQGETLMKALEDAVPEDVRGKLTDAVTGILHARGSKLKVDRILNISQAPESVSGQKNQEKFRVSGAEVMVEDQPSVNQMKKTSSPIDGSDDAPGSIGKLAEGTETEVIPIEKSPNSTNLAQSQESNDEVSSSGSLRKETDESNDNNDTNEESKGKSVPDIDHIKNGLETGSKPYTPGLPDGAGGFESAAVGEQKSQNSGIAQADPKEENTILKDEQKSQDFSSDHSKNTSTDAKEEPSSPSMSSEHQTIEREGNDSEKKDNKNMQHVSHQTHSNNLASNAPAFSVSQALDALAGMDDSTQVAVNSVFGVIENMISQLEQSSENEEVEDGKDVEQKIEEKQKTNRQTKDSNTSADPSVDDHHNDMHLNNGSCHTEEQPSQSLSEINGNRIFNAQSCNSNDHLVQKENNTNTQLIDKRFLIGKWDGHRHMDRMPEFIAGGSYGGSPYNENFHKYLVSKIPIKPLDLGTTTALLLDYFPEEGQWKLFEQPQNMEIASSHTETSEEAGPKMKAPSSAKSSNAEKYIEPPYVILDAEKQQEPVKEFITTDTENRMTDTSDDRSDELMQFVKQSVLHSLKMEVSRKLNASEMIEMKSKLAEDMEHVANAISKAVVHSKVQQLYTEESKVQQLYTEIQGRNVEGAIEKVGTLEGEHVINVISSSIQQTDCLRKVVPVGVLAGSILASLRKYFNVTTLQDDHRRSLIHDDEEKPSTKNYGNEGVTEIDQVPDEKTSLDHPIQTERIESASKDTSKNTVMVGAVTAALGASALFMQQKDPQQENETAESSSTSLKMNNCHKKEPERLQEEVSEKNQNNIVTSLAEKAMSVAGPVVPTKEDGEVDQERLVAMLADLGHRGGLLRLVGKIALLWGGIRGAMSLTDRLLSFLRIAERPLFQRIFGFVGMTLVLWSPVAIPLLPTIVQSWTTKTSSVIAEFACIVGLYTAIVILVMLWGERIRGYENAFQQYGLDLTSPQKLFEFLKGLVGGVIFIFSIHVVNALLGCASFSWPHIPTSLDAITWLKVYGHMGLVVVQGTVMASAIAVVEELLFRSWLPQEIEVDLGYHQGIIISGLAFSFLQRSLQAIPGLWLLSMSLSGARQRNGGSLFIPIGLRTGMMASTFMLQKGGFLTYHNKCNLPLWIIGNHPFQPFSGLVGLVFSLSLAILLYPRQTLQRKEAQE is encoded by the exons ATGTTGGTGCTGGCGCTAACTTCCTTTGCACCCGCCGCGAATCCCTTTCGATTTCGACCCCGCGCGTTCTGTCGCCGTAGGCTCAAAATCAATAACTCTCTCCCACCGCCTCCTTCACCCGCAGTTCCTTTCGAGAATCTCTTCCACAGCTTAATAACTCAGTTCCCTTCCGTCAACTCACTCAATTTCATTACTCCCGCTCTCGGTTTCGCTTCCGGCGTCGCTCTCTTCTTCTCCTCGCGCTCCAATGATTCCGATTCTACCCTCTCCGACATCGGAGAGTGGATCCTGTTCGCGAGTCCGACGCCTTTTAACCGGTTCGTGCTGCTGCGGTGCCCTTCTATATCGTTGGAGGGCGAGAGGCTGGTGAGGGAGGAGAGGCACTACGTGAGAGGAGGGAGGATTGAGGTGCGGAGTGGGAGGGAGAGGGAATTGGAGGAGCTCAGTTATCAGAGGGTGTGTGTGAGTGCTGCTGATGGAGGTGTTGTTTCTTTGGATTGGCCTGATAACTTGCAGTTGGAAGAGGAACGTGGATTGGACACTACTCTCTTGCTCGTTCCCGGCACGCCGCAAGGGAGCATGGACCCCAATGTGAGGTTGTTTGTGGTCGAAGCTCTCAGTAGGGGGTTCTTCCCTGTTGTCATGAATCCCAGAGGATGCGCTGCTTCGCCTCTCACCACTCCCCG GTTATTTACTGCTGCTGACAGCGACGATATCTGCATAGCTATAATGTACATCAACAATGCAAGACCATGGACAACCTTGATGGGTGTTGGATGGGGATATGGTGCAAACATGCTGACAAAGTACCTTGCAGAGGTTGGGGAAAGAACACCATTGACAGCTGTCACATGTATAGACAATCCTTTTGATTTAGATGAAGCTACAAGGTCCTCTCCTTACCACATTGTTACTGATCAGAAACTCACTGATGGACTGATAGATATTCTACAAACCAATAAG GCACTATTCCAAGGCAAAACCAAAGGTTTTGATGTGGAAAAAGCTCTGTTGGCAAAATCTGTACGTGATTTTGAAGAAGCAATATCTATGGTATCTTATGGGTTTGGGGCTATAGaagatttttattcaaaatccaGCACAAGAAATATGATTAGGGATGTTAAAATCCCTGTTCTCTTTATACAG AGTGATAATGGGATGGTTCCCGTATTCTCAGTTCCACGCAACCTGATTGCAGAAAATCCATTCACAAGTCTGCTCCTATGTTCTTGTTTGCCTTCAAGTGGTACTGATACCCACATGTCTGCTTTATCATGGTGTCAGCTTCTAACAATTGAG TGGCTCACAGCAGTGGAGCTGGGACTCTTGAAGGGCCGTCATCCTCTTCTGACAGATATAGATGTTAGCATAAATCCTTCTAAAGGATTAGTTGTTGTCGAAGAAGTAAGGTCAAATAAGGATGCTAAAGTTGGCACACTGTTGGATCTTACTCGGTCAGATGCATTTAATGGATACTCTGCCGATCCCACTAAAGATTTGCTtgaagaaaatgagaataacACTGGTCTCCAATTTAATTCCCAACAAGGTCTAAAACGGAACTTTGAGCAGGATGATATGAATTTACAGGTAAAAGATGGCCCATTACAGCAGACTAGATCCAGTGATGCAGATTTAATTGAAGAGGAGAATGTTGTCTCGGCAGATAGTGAACATGGTCAAGTTCTACAGACAGCACAAGTGGTAATAAATATGCTAGATATTACCATGCCTGGTACTCTAACAGAAGAGAGGAAGAACAAG GTGTTAACTGCTGTGGGTCAAGGAGAGACACTCATGAAAGCTTTAGAGGATGCTGTTCCAGAAGATGTCCGTGGAAAGTTAACAGATGCAGTGACTGGAATTTTGCATGCAAGGGGCTCTAAGTTGAAGGTAGATAGGATTCTTAATATTTCTCAGGCTCCTGAATCCGTATCAGGGCAGAAGAACCAAGAAAAATTCAGAGTATCTGGTGCAGAAGTTATGGTTGAAGATCAGCCCTCTGTGAATCAGATGAAAAAGACTAGTAGTCCTATAGATGGCTCTGATGATGCTCCAGGTAGCATTGGCAAGCTTGCTGAAGGAACAGAAACAGAAGTTATTCCCATAGAGAAATCACCAAATTCTACAAATTTAGCCCAGTCTCAAGAATCAAATGATGAAGTTAGTTCTTCTGGTTCTTTAAGGAAGGAAACAGACGAGTCTAATGATAATAATGACACAAATGAGGAATCAAAAGGAAAATCTGTTCCTGATATTGATCATATTAAGAATGGATTGGAAACAGGCTCTAAACCATACACTCCTGGGCTTCCTGATGGAGCAGGTGGCTTTGAATCAGCAGCTGTGGGTGAGCAGAAAAGCCAAAACAGTGGAATAGCTCAAGCAGACCCAAAGGAGGAAAACACTATCCTGAAGGACGAGCAGAAAAGTCAGGATTTCTCTAGCGATCATAGTAAAAATACTTCAACTGATGCAAAAGAAGAACCCTCTTCGCCTTCTATGTCCTCTGAGCACCAAACAATAGAAAGGGAAGGTAATGATAGtgagaaaaaagataataagaatATGCAGCATGTTTCACACCAGACCCACTCTAACAATTTGGCTTCTAATGCCCCTGCCTTCAGTGTTTCTCAAGCATTGGATGCCTTGGCAGGGATGGATGATTCCACCCAAGTGGCTGTTAATAGTGTTTTTGGTGTGATAGAAAATATGATATCTCAGCTTGAGCAGAGCTCGGAGAATGAAGAAGTCGAGGATGGAAAAGATGTTGAACAGAAgatagaagaaaaacaaaaaactaatagGCAAACAAAGGATTCCAACACATCTGCTGATCCTTCAGTAGATGATCACCACAATGATATGCACTTGAATAATGGTTCTTGTCATACAGAGGAACAACCATCTCAAAGTCTTAGTGAAATTAATGGGAACCGTATATTCAATGCTCAAAGTTGTAACTCTAATGATCACCtagttcagaaggaaaataatacaaatactCAACTGATTGACAAAAGATTTCTCATTGGTAAATGGGATGGACACAGACACATGGATAGGATGCCAGAGTTCATAGCTGGTGGTTCGTACGGGGGCTCTCCTTACAATGAAAATTTCCATAAATATCTTGTTTCAAAGATTCCTATCAAACCACTTGATTTAGGCACAACAACTGCATTATTGCTTGACTATTTCCCAGAAGAAGGTCAATGGAAACTTTTTGAACAACCACAAAACATGGAAATTGCTTCTTCTCATACTGAAACTAGTGAAGAGGCTGGGCCCAAGATGAAGGCTCCCTCCTCTGCAAAATCTTCTAATGCAGAGAAATATATTGAACCACCATATGTAATATTAGATGCTGAAAAGCAACAAGAACCTGTCAAAGAGTTCATTACAACAGACACAGAAAACAGAATGACTGACACCAGTGATGACAGGTCAGATGAATTGATGCAATTTGTGAAACAGAGTGTGTTACATTCTTTGAAGATGGAAGTTAGTCGCAAGCTGAATGCTTCAGAAATGATAGAAATGAAGTCAAAGCTTGCTGAAGATATGGAACATGTGGCAAATGCAATTTCAAAAGCTGTTGTACATAGCAAG GTGCAACAACTATATACTGAAGAAAGCAAGGTGCAACAACTATATACTGAAATTCAAGGTCGTAATGTTGAGGGGGCTATAGAAAAGGTAGGTACTCTTGAAGGGGAGCATGTCATTAATGTAATTTCTTCCTCCATTCAGCAAACAGACTGCCTGAGAAAAGTGGTTCCTGTTGGTGTTCTTGCTGGGTCCATCTTAGCTTCCTTGAGGAAATATTTTAATGTAACTACACTTCAAGATGATCACAGAAGATCTCTGATCCATGATGATGAGGAAAAACCTAGCACGAAGAATTATGGCAATGAAGGTGTCACAGAGATAGATCAAGTACCTGACGAGAAAACTAGTTTGGATCATCCTATTCAGACAGAGAGAATAGAAAGTGCATCAAAAGATACTAGCAAAAATACTGTCATGGTTGGCGCTGTTACAGCTGCTCTTGGGGCTTCTGCTTTATTCATGCAACAGAAG GATCCCCAACAAGAAAATGAAACCGCTGAAAGCTCATCCACATCTCTGAAAATGAATAATTGCCATAAAAAAGAGCCAGAACGACTTCAGGAGGAGGTCTCTGAGAAGAACCAGAATAACATAGTCACAAGCCTTGCTGAGAAAGCCATGTCAGTTGCTGGTCCAGTTGTACCTACTAAAGAAGATGGTGAAGTGGATCAAGAAAG ACTGGTCGCAATGCTTGCTGATTTAGGACATAGAGGTGGCTTGTTGAGGCTAGTTGGAAAGATTGCTTTGCTATGGGGTGGTATACGTGGTGCAATGAGTTTGACGGACAGGCTTCTCTCATTCTTACGTATTGCTGAACGCCCTTTGTTTCAGAG gATTTTTGGGTTTGTTGGCATGACCCTTGTTCTATGGTCTCCTGTTGCCATTCCATTACTTCCAACAATTGTTCAGAGCTGGACAACAAAAACTTCTTCCGTAATAGCTGAGTTTGCTTGCATTGTTGGCCTGTACACTGCTATAGTAATACTTGTTATGTTATGGGGGGAAAGAATCCGTGGATACGAAAATGCATTTCAACAGTATGGGCTGGACTTGACATCACCACAAAAG CTATTTGAGTTCTTGAAAGGCTTGGTTGGTGGGGTCATCTTCATTTTTTCAATCCATGTTGTGAATGCATTACTTGGTTGTGCAAGTTTCTCTTGGCCTCATATTCCAACTTCTTTAGATGCCATAACTTGGCTAAAAGTGTATGGACATATGGGTCTGGTAGTTGTTCAAGGAACTGTGATGGCAAGTGCTATTGCagtggtggaagaattgcttttTAGGTCATGGTTGCCCCAGGAAATTGAAGTTGATCTTGGATATCATCAGGGAATTATTATTTCAGGGCTggcattttctttcttgcagaG
- the LOC100792286 gene encoding auxin-responsive protein SAUR78: MARGGKLMKLKSVLKKWNSFGNGSKHSRHHSSSAVADDESSSRSDLHAVYVGKSRRLYRVSSDVVDHPVFRELVERSRDSDQQQNEDTTTINVVACEVVLFEHLLWMLDNADPQPESLNELVDFYGC; the protein is encoded by the coding sequence ATGGCAAGAGGTGGAAAACTAATGAAGCTAAAATCAGTGCTGAAGAAATGGAACTCATTCGGCAATGGCAGCAAGCATAGCCGCCACCACAGCAGCAGCGCCGTCGCCGATGACGAGTCCTCCTCCAGATCAGACCTCCACGCCGTCTACGTCGGCAAGTCCCGCCGCCTCTATCGCGTCTCCTCCGACGTTGTCGACCACCCCGTCTTCCGGGAACTCGTCGAGAGATCCCGCGATTCTGACCAACAACAAAACGAAGACACTACTACGATCAATGTCGTCGCATGCGAGGTTGTCCTTTTCGAACACTTGCTCTGGATGCTCGATAACGCCGACCCACAACCCGAGTCACTCAACGAACTCGTCGACTTCTACGGTTGCTAA